The genomic stretch agatcatcaaatccaactgttaacccagcactgctaAGTGCATCatcactgaaccatgtccctaagcactgcatcaacatgtcttttaaacacctccagggatggtgactccaccacttccttGGGCAGCCCATTCCAATGCTTAATAATCCTTTcgatgaagaaatttttcctaatatccaatctaaactgCCTCTGGCACAACCTGGGtacattttctcttgtcctgttgcttgttctTGTCTACCCTTGATGGAACTGGACCTACATAAACTAATAAGATGTATTTAATTAGTCTTTGTGAAATACAGCATGAAATGTAATCACAAGCATCCCAGCTTAATGGAAAACCCTGTAAATTGGTAAGTGCTGTATTAGGATTAGGTCATTCCCAAGGAAAGCTGCCACATAGCTGTTTGTTCCTCTCTCACAAAATCAGCAGCTTAAGGAAAGTGAAGAAAGGAGGTGATAGAACTTAAAAATACCctcaaacccacaaaaacctcaaaacacaaaaccccctcATTTGTGGGGTAGAATTGGCAGTAATCCCATTACTATTacataaagaaaagcagtaactCCTCCAAAGACAATATACAATTGAGTTGTATCCACATGTTCACTCTGTCAGCTTAGGTTACCAACTGTCAAGTGATTTATTAACTGCTTGAGAGACTTAAGATTTTGAAAACGTAGTCTTTGAATGAGGCTTATGCCCCTGTTGTAATGCAGTGGCATTTTCAGCTTCAATCAGTTCCACGTTCTTCCCGTTACCTTGCTTTGGGCTCTTACACAAGTGGTATTGATATTtaacaaaaaccagaaacatttcttATGACAcagcttcccttccccccccttaAAAAGCCTTGAAATACTAATTCTGATGACATTCACCAGGTTTGCCAACTCATAAGTCACTACTGCTGCCGCCTTggctgcagaaagaggaaaggaagggacTGGAGCTTAGTTGGTTTAgtgtgtgtctatatatatattcctataaaaatatgtgtgtgtgttttgtaaGAGCACCTGCAGGTTTTGTACCAAGGAGGGCTTTTGAAACCTGGGTCTTTTGCCTTTCATGCTGTTTTACTGTGACTAAACTGCTTGCTTAATGTGTTGGGACTGTAACTTAAAGAggaagttaattaaaaaatttaaaaatcaattatcAGGTGTCTCCAGCAGTGAAATGAACACATTACAACGGAAGTCTGTGTTAATTTGCATGTATTGACAAAAGTGCCACAAAAATCGGAAATTCTATTTGTCCCTTTGCAAATTGATAAAAAAGCATGATACACAAATCTATATATAGCATGAGACTTTTACAGGTAAGACATTTGTACATCCATTTAAACTCAGATGGTCCACTCATTCAGCCTTGACCACTCAggaaatttctgatttttctactTTCCATTTTCAGCACTGAACATTCGCTcctagaaagaaagaaacagcagctgagtAAGAGTTTGGGAACTGTGCTTTAGCAATGCACGCTTCAGTTGCTGTTAAGTAATTGTCAGTCAACAAGAACAAGTGCCTAGATATGGCAGAGTCGGTGTGTATTTCttccccccaaaacacacagtTTATTAATCCCATTTGAAAGATTCTCCATAAACTGACAGCAGACTTTCATGTGGCCTGGCTATACTCTGTCTATGTGTTCTTGATGCCTCCTACTGCCAAGTACAAACATGATTTACTTCCAGCTCGCTATCTGAAGATTATTTATGTGTCCTGTACCACTGCTGACAGCTAACAAGTTTAGAATTAGACTTAAGGGACTTCTCACTTTGACAGTGTTATCTTGATTAGGTAGGTGCCAGTCTAAACACTGCCTTGAGCCTCAAACAGCAGGTGTGGCCATACACATCTGGCATGAATTCTTTCTTGAGATGCAGTGAAGTTGACCGAGTTAATTTAAATTTAGGTGGCCAGTTTTCTAGCTGCCTGTCATACACAACATGTTCTGCCTGTACAAAAACCTGATCAGACTTGCTGACAGGTTCCTAATCCTTAGCCATACCACAAGGCACTGTGGGTTAGCTGCAGTACTCGGGAACAAGAGaggtggcaggaggcagcatgATACAACACCTACCTTTAACATCCTCTCCAGCTTCATGGCATCTGCAGCAAATCTTCTGATCCCATCAGATAATTTCTCCACAGCCATCTGGTCTTCGTTATGGTGCCAGCGGAATGCCTTCTCATCCAGGTGGATCTTCTCAAGCTCACATGCCTGAGCTGTGCAAGGGGAATTGAAACAGAGACAAACCGTATTACCATACTGTCTAATACCACAGGCTTCCTAAAAGTCTCAAGATTCTGACCATCTCCAGCTGTTGAAAAATTTCAAACACCACTTTCAACATGACTTACTAAGGGGCACACTCTGGGATGCAAGATTGAAAATGCTCCTGatcagggtgggtttttttggttggttgttttttggggggaagggaCGGAAGTGGGGGACGGTAGCCTAAATAATCAGTTTCTCTGAGAATACAACATTTGTGTATGCCATTATCTTGTATCTGTTTCTACATGGTACGGTACTTACATAGTTCTTTATAATAAGCCTGAAACAGTCCTACCACAGGGAGATGTTTTAAGCAAATGTGCTGAACAATTAGGTCTTTGAATATTTGGCAAGTCTGTAACAAAAGCTCAATTGATAACATGCCTTCAAGTCAGCTAGCACCCTGTAAGCAGCAACCCGTGACTACAGCTGTGCACAAGTCTCATTTGCAGAGTtgtaaagcagcattttaataaggctacagaaaaggaagagtagTGCAATGGGAACGTGAAGCCATCGTGGTGCAGTATCGCTAGATCAAATCACTTAGTCTTCTGGGGTTTCTAGAGGGAAAACACACTTTCTGGCATGTCTAGAGCTAATTGTATCACTGATGCAGCATTAACATAAGATTAAACCAGGTTTAGCATCTTTGCTAATATTCAGTAAAATTTCATCCCAAGCATATGAAGTAGaagcttctttctgctctccctgccccctcaGGAGAGGGTGCACAATATTTAAGCACCCTCAGAACCCATCATAACCCAGTCAGCATGCTCGGTGGGACCCAAGCCCCTAAAGAAGCGACTGTAGCAATACTGTTGTAATGAGGCTACAGTATTTCCATCAGCAAGGGGTGAAGACCCACCCTTAGAGCAGAATGAAAGCAGGCATCACAGAGCTGAGTGGAACCACGTACTCTGAGCGTTCCAAGTATAAAAAGAGACTGAGCAAGCCCATGTTACATAGAAGTGGACTTACCCTCTTTTACACTGAGTGTGGGGGTTAGCTTGACATACTCTTTGCTGAGCTCTGCCAAAAGCTTGGGTGAAATAGTGAGATAGTCACAGCCTGTGagtgcttttatttctcccGTATTTCGAAACGAAGCACCCATCACAATAGTTTTGTAGCCAAACTTTTTGTAGTAGTTATAGATCTTAGTGACACTCTTCACTCCTAAAAAGGAGAAATCAGCAGCTTTCAGAATAATTCATTTGCAGTACAAATGACTATTTAGAACAAGCTCAAACGCAACATTTTTTCATGAGAGGATTTATATGAGTAAACTGCAGTTTGAATaaatagctatttatttttaacaatatgTTAAAAGGAAAGTTCACCTGGATCCTCTGAAGGCTCATAGGTTTTCTTATCTCCATTTGCAACATACCAATCCAGGATACGTCCTACGAATGGGGAAATCAGAGTAACTCCAGCTTCAGCACAGGCAACGGCCTGAGCAAAGGAGAACAGCAAGGTCATGTTGCAGTGAATCCCATATTCTGCTTCCAGAACCCTGCAGACACAGGCTGGCTTAAAACAGCGGTTTGCTCACCTACCGAATTTATAGCCTAGTAACAAGCCGGTAAGTTAAAACTAATGAATTTCTTGAGTTAAATTAGGCATGTAGTAGAGTTTATAAGCTTTAAAGTTTGAAGCTAACAGAAAACGTTTTGCACTGCCAGACTCTGCTTTACTTAATACTGTTCCTTGAACCAAATGCAGACAGCTTAGCATGATATTTCAGGAAACTGTTTgtgtcccagcccagcccagcccttgTATGAACAAACTTTTCCTATTTCAACAGAGAGCTGTAGCAGAGCACCTTGCTTGCTAGCTGTAGCCCTAGTAACAGAtttcctgctgcagtgctttcaAAACAATTGTTAATATTTGAAGTGCCCAATGCATTTATCAGGTGCCTGTGACCTGATACCATGAATCAGCATACCAGGTACAGAAATACTTACTTGCCAGCCTGGATTCCTTCCCACGTTGAAGACAGCTTTATGAGAATACGATCCTTACCAATTCCTGCTTCCTTATAAAGGTCAATGAGACGCCTGGCCCTTTGAATCATTCCTTCCTTATCAAAGGACAACCTTTGAAACAAGAACAGGACtgcttaaaactttttttttttaaatgctctcCCCACCAAATCCCATTGAAAAACACTATCTTATCTTATCTTATCAGCATTTATACACcaaaagcaggtttttgttCTCAGAGATGCTGCCTGGATTGTGAGCCCATTAAGCAGGTGTatgacagcactgctgctcttgGATTCAGGGGATCCAGAGCTCAAGATAGCTTTCCTTGAGGAACGTTATAAAGTTTTCTATAACAAATGCAGAAGCTAAGCATTAGAAGTGAATTGGCAATGAGCAGGTTAACAAGGCAAGTCCTACACAAGTCTTCAAATAAACTGTTAAAACAGATCTCTTAGTACATCGAGAATACATTATCACACAGAAAAGAATGAGCAAAATTAAGTACGCTGGAAGCATGAGGTTTACCTTGCTTCAGAAACAACAGGAAGATTACAAAAATCCAATCTCAGCATTACTTGTTTTCATAAAGTTTTCTCACAGAGTTATAATCAAGCTAAGGGAAATCCatgctttaattaaatattaacaatATAAACTCTTGCTATCTTCTAACAGTGAGCTGTCCAGTCAAGAACATCTTTCTCCAACTCACATCATGTCTCTTtttgtatgtacatatatatcCAGGGTaacccagaagaaaaagagcCAACCTTGCATCTACTTCTGTGGACACGCGGCCAGGTATCCTCTTCAATATTTCAGCTCCAAATAATACAAAAAGTTTGTCACAAGCGTTTTTGATCTGCTCCTCTTCTGacctgaaaaccagaaacagcaaaatcattTCGGGGTGGGGGGAATCCTGCATTCACATCTTGCCATGGATTTGAAGATCAAATTTCACAGCCCATTCAACACTAAATTCCAGAGTTCAAGTAGCCACCTTTGCTCTGCTCCATGTTTATGTTCTGCCGTTGGATGCTGTTTCCTATGATGCTGTCAACTCAAGAGTGTTTTCCTGAGCAGTCCTAGGGGGCTACGTGTGAAATGGTGAATGGAGATGTGCTTCTTCAAAGCACATCTGAACTGAGCCtaagaattttttccttaaggGTTGAGGCTTTTTGGGGTAGCAGATACACCCATGAATATGTGAGGGGTAAATCCCAGTACATTGCTAGTAGTACTGAATGCTATTTGTATAAATAAGGCATCTTAAATATAGATGtattgagattaaaaaaatctctactTACCCGCCAAGTTTTTTCCCATAGGCAACAGCATCATCCACAAGTTCCTGGTAAACTGGCATCTGAGCAGCAGCTAGTATCAGAGATGGGTTTGTGGTGGCATCCAGGGGCTTGTACTCATCAATTGctagggaaataaaaatagccTGTTTAAAACAACCAGAGCAAGCCTCAGCAATTAGAAGGATTGTGCTTAAATATGTGACAATGTAAACACTTATGCAGGACAGATAGTAGTGTTTGTGATGGAGCAGACTAGTGCACAACGATGTTTAAATACCGCTGCCCGAAAGCTGGCTTGTGCCCGAAGTACCAGAACAAGGTtagcagagctgcagtgctAAGATACGGCAAAGTTTACTCGCTGCTGTAGACACTGCCCAAAAGAAACAGACTTGCAGAGATGACAGATGAAGAGAAGTACTACTAATTTGTAACTTCTCCCATCTGTCCAGATCCTATTCACCAGCACAGCCGAGTTCCAGGAATCACAGGGAGGAAGTAAAGACGAGGGGATCTTTCTTCCCTCCTAGCGGTCAGGCATGTGGGGCTTTGTTTGTCTACAGCCGTTAGGACCAGAACAGGAGAAGAACAATCTGTTAGGCTCTAGCAGCTTTTCTTACTGCCTCTTAAAACTTTCGCAGATAGTTGCAGACCATTTCTTAGTATCTGTTCTTGTAATTTCCTTGTACTATCAGGCTTGTTTCCTTCCTTACAGGGGATTATGTGACCCTTTGGGTTATCGTAAGCCCTGGGCTATGCCTGTTTGAGGGGACACTGGCTGTTTACGGGGTAGACTGTGGCCATGCCCTCTCTGGCCAtaagcacagcagagctgccgGGCACGCAGAGCCTGACTCAGCAAATGGGCCAGAGCCTCTGCAGGCCATTCCCATATTAACACAGCTAAATGTGAAAACCAGTAAAATTTATTACTAGCCCattttcctcagcttttctgCACAGCGATAAAAGCCCAAGTTCGAGagtgcaacttttttttttttttttccagtcacagAGAAACTATTGTTTTTCCATAGCTCCCTCCTAGGCAATGTCATTATCCTGGAGCAAGTCTACTCCATACAAACAGGTCCTTCAAAACATGCTTCAATTCACATGGATACTGCTTTAAATAAAGCAGTACACCAATGAAACTTGGTTCTGAAGCATACGCACAATTTTAGAGAAGTGTATTTTGACAGTTTATTACTTCTTTCCAGCCTTGCAGCATTTGGAGACTTACGGATGTCTGGCAACATGCATAGAGGAACCTCGTTAAGTCTGTCACCCTGTCAGGGAGCAGTCAGCAGCCTGTGTTTTAGCTGGGTGGCACCAGCTTTCCACAGGGAATCTGTGACCATCGTGCCTCCTTCCCTCATTGTGAGCACGAAGAAAGCCAGGCTGAAGCCTAAGCATATACTGGTCCAGCTtagtgaaaaagcaaaactagtTCAGGTACTAAAGAGGCCACCACTAGCTATGGCAGGTACTTGCTTCAAAACCCACTGAAACCAGCACCCCTTCCTCACGGCACCCGACCCGCGTGTTTATCGAGGCACAAAGCTGGTGTTAGCCACAACTGCACCTTCACAAGCATCTGTGTTTAACTTGAAcagggagggaggtgctgaCTAGTCTTGTTTGGATTGTAAGAGACTCACAGGCCAACAACAGGCAGCCAGAAGtcaaacagcaaaactgtttcAAGGAGCTTGTCAAAACTttctggcaggcagcacccaaCCTCCTTACTgccacccacacaccccccccttGGCCATCAcaaggattattatttttttttttccattatgctTTTTTGAAACCAGGGTAGACAATATAATGTTTTAAATTGATGCAATTTCAGCACAGACTGGGCTTTAAGCCAGGTTTCTTGCTAGTTTTCAAGTAGCACAACTTGAAGGCACGCAGATCCAGCAAGGCTGAAGTTACCTAATCACTTTGTGTTAACAGCTCTCTGGATGCAATGTTTGATGAAACTGCATCGGTGCTCCGGCTGCCGCGGCACCGCGGCTGTCTCTCCTGCCAGACTGACTCGTAAAGGTGAGCCATGGTTTCTCCGTGAGGTTTCACGCAGCCTGACGCTCGGAATCAAGCGATCCAAACCGACCAGCAGCTGTACATTCCCTCGAGCTAGCACGACTCCGTAAGCACAGCCACACGTGGCACGTGTCCGAGCCCTCGCGACCCTCGTGCGCTCTTAATCTTAAATTTACCAATGGCAGACGTTTGACAGTTGCCACTTAGGACTGTTTATTCCTCACCTATAGGATTAGTAAGCAGCAGGCAGATTACCGCAGGCCAGGGTGATGGCAGAACAGGATTCAAGCGTTGCTCTACACCACCCCGAAACGTTCGGGCGGGACGTTCAGAGGAGGCTGCGTGCCCAGGCAGCGCCGCTTCGGAGCAAGCGGGTCTGTCACGAACGGCAGCCCCCTCGCCAAGGGGAGCCTGCTCATGCTCCTGACCTAAGGCGAGCAAAACCACTCTCGTGTTATTCTCTTTGCTTCTGTCATTTCAagacaaaaccccaaatgtaCGGTGGTTATTGCGGGGGGCATCGTGTTAACACCCCAGAGCTTTGCTTGTCAGCCTGGCACTTCAGTGACAGCGCGCGGAGCTAAGCACCGGGGTTTGTGGACGCTCCAGGTCAaaatggggggggaaaaaaaaaaaaaaaaaaaagataaaataattacCGGAGGGGCTGGTGGCTGAGCCACACGGCCCGGCTCGGCCCCCCAGGTCTGCGGCGGGTCTCTCGGACCCACGGGGTTACTGACAGCGGGTCCCAGCAGCCGCAGCCCCCCGAGCAGGGCGGCCCTTCCCGCAACACCGGCCTTGCGCAACGCACCGGCACCGCCacctcccccccgccgccacgGTGGTTCGCTCCGCCTCAGGCGCTCGCCCCTTCGGCCGGGCGCGCCCACTCTCCGCGGAGGGGGATGCGGTGAtaccccccccgccccagcctcTCACCGTTGAAGTCCCCGGTGTCGGCCACCACGGTGGTGTGGTGCTTGAGCTGGTCCAGCACCGACTCCATCTTCTGCCGCTTTACGGGAGACACCGACATAATGGGCGGGGATGGGGGCTCACGCCGCCTATACGGGACCCTGCGTGCCCGGAGGGGAGCCGGCCTGCGCGCGCACCCGCCGCTCGCTCGCTCCCGACACCGCGGGGTGGGgcgcgccgcgccgcccgccaATCTCATCCCGGAGGGAGACAGCGAGCCAGTAAAAATTGCGGAGGCAAGACGGACGCGGCCGGGAGGAGCTCGGATAGGGCGGGGGGGCGGGAGAAAGTTTCTTATTGGGTGATTTGGCGGCTGAGGAGAGGGTCACCCTGGCGACCGGGAATGCGGCGGCCGCTGCGCGCCATTTTCCTCAGAGCGGC from Falco rusticolus isolate bFalRus1 chromosome 10, bFalRus1.pri, whole genome shotgun sequence encodes the following:
- the TALDO1 gene encoding transaldolase, with the translated sequence MSVSPVKRQKMESVLDQLKHHTTVVADTGDFNAIDEYKPLDATTNPSLILAAAQMPVYQELVDDAVAYGKKLGGSEEEQIKNACDKLFVLFGAEILKRIPGRVSTEVDARLSFDKEGMIQRARRLIDLYKEAGIGKDRILIKLSSTWEGIQAGKVLEAEYGIHCNMTLLFSFAQAVACAEAGVTLISPFVGRILDWYVANGDKKTYEPSEDPGVKSVTKIYNYYKKFGYKTIVMGASFRNTGEIKALTGCDYLTISPKLLAELSKEYVKLTPTLSVKEAQACELEKIHLDEKAFRWHHNEDQMAVEKLSDGIRRFAADAMKLERMLKERMFSAENGK